The following proteins come from a genomic window of Paroceanicella profunda:
- a CDS encoding amino acid ABC transporter ATP-binding protein, whose translation MITVRGLTKRFGDTTVLEDIDLDIRPGERLVVIGPSGTGKSTLLRCLNFLDRPDAGRITIGDLTVDAATARPAEILALRRRTAFVFQSYALFANRTALGNITEGLIHVQGRPKAEAVARARAILAEIGLAERADAYPAALSGGQQQRVGIGRAMALDAALMLFDEPTSALDPEWVGEVLDLLRRVARQERTMLIVTHEMQFAREIADRVIYMEGGRIVEAAPPEAFFSRPRDPRTRRFLTRVNAG comes from the coding sequence ATGATCACCGTGCGCGGCCTCACCAAGCGCTTCGGCGATACCACCGTGCTCGAGGACATCGACCTCGACATCCGCCCCGGCGAGCGGCTGGTGGTGATCGGGCCCTCGGGCACCGGCAAGTCAACGCTGCTGCGCTGCCTGAACTTCCTCGACCGGCCGGATGCGGGCCGCATCACCATCGGCGATCTCACCGTGGACGCGGCCACCGCCCGGCCGGCGGAGATCCTCGCCCTGCGCCGGCGCACCGCCTTCGTGTTCCAGAGCTACGCGCTCTTCGCCAACCGCACGGCGCTGGGGAACATCACCGAGGGGCTGATCCACGTGCAGGGCCGCCCGAAGGCCGAGGCGGTGGCGCGCGCGCGTGCCATCCTCGCGGAGATCGGCCTGGCCGAGCGGGCCGACGCCTATCCCGCCGCCCTCTCGGGCGGGCAGCAGCAGCGGGTGGGAATCGGCCGGGCGATGGCGCTGGACGCGGCGCTGATGCTGTTCGACGAGCCCACTTCGGCGCTCGACCCGGAATGGGTGGGCGAGGTGCTCGACCTGCTGCGCCGGGTGGCGCGGCAGGAACGCACCATGCTCATCGTCACCCATGAGATGCAGTTCGCGCGCGAGATCGCCGACCGGGTGATCTACATGGAAGGCGGGCGGATCGTGGAGGCCGCCCCGCCGGAGGCGTTCTTCTCCCGCCCGCGCGACCCGCGCACCCGGCGCTTCCTCACCCGGGTGAACGCGGGCTGA
- a CDS encoding amino acid ABC transporter permease, whose amino-acid sequence MQGLDVGYMLGLVPVILGYVPLTLGMALAGMVAALVLACLLAVERVARVPVLDPLVVLFISFFRGTPLLVQLFLFYYGLPQVMPVLVNIDGVSAAILGLTLHFSAYMAESIRAAILGVERSQWEAARAVGMSPMTMMLRIILPQAARIAAPTLVNYFIDMIKSTSLAFTLGVTEMMGAAQKEAAGSFLYFEAFLVVAVIYWAIVETLSWAQRRLETRLGRAYAR is encoded by the coding sequence ATGCAGGGGCTCGACGTGGGCTACATGCTCGGGCTGGTTCCGGTCATCCTGGGCTATGTGCCGCTCACCCTGGGCATGGCGCTGGCCGGGATGGTGGCGGCGCTGGTGCTCGCCTGCCTGCTGGCGGTGGAGCGCGTGGCGCGGGTGCCGGTGCTGGACCCGCTCGTGGTGCTGTTCATCAGCTTCTTCCGCGGCACGCCGCTGCTGGTGCAGCTGTTCCTGTTCTACTACGGGCTGCCGCAGGTGATGCCGGTGCTGGTGAACATCGACGGGGTGAGTGCCGCGATCCTCGGGCTCACCCTGCATTTCTCCGCCTACATGGCCGAGAGCATCCGTGCCGCCATCCTCGGGGTGGAGCGCAGCCAGTGGGAGGCCGCCCGCGCCGTGGGCATGAGCCCGATGACGATGATGCTCCGCATCATCCTGCCGCAGGCCGCGCGCATCGCGGCCCCCACCCTGGTCAACTACTTCATCGACATGATCAAGAGCACCTCGCTGGCCTTCACCCTGGGCGTGACGGAGATGATGGGCGCCGCGCAGAAGGAGGCCGCCGGCAGCTTCCTCTACTTCGAGGCCTTCCTCGTGGTGGCGGTGATCTACTGGGCCATCGTGGAGACCCTCTCCTGGGCGCAGCGCCGGCTCGAGACACGGCTGGGGCGGGCCTACGCGCGATGA
- a CDS encoding amino acid ABC transporter substrate-binding protein produces the protein MLKAFALAATLAVSALPALAETIRVGMSGGYFPFTFVKQDQLQGFEVDLMTEVAARTGDEVSFVTMSFSGLIGALSAGRIDTIANQITITPERSAKFAFSQPYVYDGAQIVVKKGNAAGISGPGDLRGKTVAVNLGSNFEQLLRALPYADEIDIRTYESNIEQDTALGRVDAFVMDRVSSAQVIAKSPLPLELAGKPFSEIRNALPFRDDAAGHALRDRVDAALTAMKQDGSLAEISRKWLDADVTEGN, from the coding sequence ATGCTCAAGGCTTTCGCCCTCGCCGCAACCCTCGCCGTCAGCGCGCTGCCCGCCCTCGCGGAGACCATTCGCGTCGGGATGTCGGGAGGATATTTCCCCTTCACCTTCGTGAAACAGGACCAGCTCCAGGGCTTCGAGGTGGACCTGATGACCGAGGTCGCCGCGCGCACCGGCGACGAGGTGAGCTTCGTGACCATGTCCTTCTCCGGGCTGATCGGCGCGCTCTCCGCCGGGCGGATCGACACGATCGCCAACCAGATCACCATCACGCCCGAGCGCAGCGCGAAATTCGCCTTCTCGCAGCCCTATGTCTATGACGGCGCGCAGATCGTGGTGAAGAAGGGAAATGCCGCCGGCATTTCCGGCCCCGGGGACCTGCGCGGCAAGACCGTGGCGGTGAACCTCGGCTCGAATTTCGAGCAGTTGCTGCGCGCGCTGCCCTACGCCGACGAGATCGACATCCGCACCTACGAGAGCAACATCGAGCAGGACACCGCGCTCGGCCGGGTCGACGCCTTCGTGATGGACCGGGTGTCCTCGGCGCAGGTGATCGCGAAATCGCCGCTGCCGCTGGAGCTGGCCGGCAAGCCGTTCAGCGAAATCCGCAACGCCCTGCCGTTTCGCGACGATGCCGCCGGCCACGCCCTGCGCGACCGGGTGGACGCCGCCCTCACCGCCATGAAGCAGGACGGCAGCCTGGCGGAAATCTCGCGCAAGTGGCTCGACGCGGACGTGACGGAGGGCAACTGA
- a CDS encoding GntR family transcriptional regulator codes for MSQAALVQEDRTSVSEQAYQYVRSLILAGDMSPGSVFTERKLAEQLNASRTPLRTAITRLIGEGLVERLSNGTMVIREVPLDELLQIMVIRRQLESEAAAQAALKAPDGAATDILAETRSVVARPVAELEDFWNYDDRFHVFVAESSGMPLLAQMIRGIRDKARMCHVVRMERNFSEQAAEHLKVLEAIERRDADAARAMMIEHTDRVRARFLRWFSGG; via the coding sequence ATGAGCCAAGCCGCCCTAGTGCAGGAGGATCGCACCAGCGTTTCCGAGCAGGCCTACCAATATGTCCGCAGCCTGATCCTGGCCGGGGACATGAGCCCCGGCAGCGTGTTCACCGAGCGCAAGCTGGCCGAGCAGCTCAACGCCTCGCGCACGCCGCTGCGCACCGCCATCACCCGGCTGATCGGCGAGGGGCTGGTCGAGCGCCTGTCCAACGGCACGATGGTGATCCGCGAGGTGCCGCTGGACGAATTGCTGCAGATCATGGTGATCCGCCGCCAGCTGGAGAGCGAGGCCGCGGCGCAGGCGGCGCTGAAGGCGCCGGACGGGGCGGCGACGGACATCCTCGCGGAGACGCGCTCGGTGGTGGCCCGGCCGGTGGCCGAGCTGGAGGATTTCTGGAATTACGATGACCGGTTCCACGTGTTCGTGGCCGAGAGCAGCGGCATGCCCCTGCTGGCGCAGATGATCCGCGGCATCCGCGACAAGGCGCGCATGTGCCACGTGGTGCGCATGGAGCGGAACTTCTCCGAGCAGGCGGCCGAGCACCTGAAGGTGCTCGAAGCCATCGAGCGGCGTGACGCGGACGCGGCGCGGGCGATGATGATCGAACACACGGACCGCGTGCGCGCCCGCTTCCTGCGCTGGTTCAGCGGCGGCTGA
- a CDS encoding ureidoglycolate lyase produces the protein MTRTISPAPLTAEAFAPYGTVIAHRGETRRHPIRLDHGDAGRDGAIASWVTRIDAAIGGDTAHEITAFERHPHSDQAFVPLSGQRYLVVVCDGTADDRPDPATARAFVAGPGQGIVYHRNAWHAGMQVYDAPAEFFVQMKRVAAGPDDEFVALASPLRIACPEEAPA, from the coding sequence GTGACACGAACGATCTCCCCCGCTCCGCTGACCGCGGAAGCCTTCGCGCCCTACGGCACCGTGATCGCGCATCGCGGCGAGACCCGCCGCCATCCCATCCGGCTGGACCATGGCGACGCCGGGCGGGACGGGGCGATCGCCAGCTGGGTGACGCGGATCGACGCGGCCATCGGCGGGGACACGGCGCACGAGATCACCGCCTTCGAACGCCACCCGCATTCCGACCAGGCCTTCGTGCCCCTGTCGGGCCAGCGCTACCTGGTCGTCGTGTGCGACGGCACCGCGGATGACCGGCCCGATCCCGCCACCGCCCGGGCCTTCGTGGCCGGGCCGGGGCAGGGCATCGTCTACCACCGCAACGCCTGGCACGCGGGCATGCAGGTCTATGACGCCCCGGCGGAATTCTTCGTCCAGATGAAACGCGTGGCGGCCGGCCCGGACGACGAGTTCGTCGCCCTCGCCAGCCCGCTGCGCATCGCCTGCCCCGAGGAGGCCCCGGCATGA
- a CDS encoding polysaccharide deacetylase family protein, with product MSDHLTRDFRGYGATPPDPQWPGGARLALNFVVNIEEGSEPSVPDGDPASEQGLVEAGGDPIPGRNLAAETMFEYGSRVGFWRIARLFSQAGLPATAMACGLALERNPEICAWLRASDWDACAHGWRWEHHRLLSREEEAARIARTVAAFEQHLGAAPAGWYCRYGPGLATRELVVAQGGFLYDSDAYNDELPYWTEVNGTQHLVVPYSLSTNDAKFMRGGIATARQFFELLHDSVEMLCAEPHPKMLSVGLHLRVAGHPGRAAGLKRFLDHVAARQDVWVCRRSDIARHWRAVHPAPGG from the coding sequence ATGAGCGACCATCTCACCCGTGATTTCCGCGGCTACGGCGCCACCCCGCCGGACCCGCAGTGGCCGGGCGGCGCCCGGCTGGCGCTGAACTTCGTGGTGAACATCGAGGAGGGCAGCGAGCCCTCCGTGCCCGACGGCGACCCGGCCTCCGAACAGGGGCTGGTCGAGGCCGGCGGAGACCCGATCCCCGGGCGCAACCTCGCCGCCGAGACCATGTTCGAATACGGCAGCCGCGTGGGCTTCTGGCGCATCGCCCGGCTGTTCTCGCAGGCCGGCCTGCCCGCCACGGCCATGGCCTGCGGCCTCGCGCTGGAGCGCAACCCCGAGATCTGCGCCTGGCTGCGCGCCTCGGACTGGGACGCCTGCGCGCATGGCTGGCGCTGGGAACATCACCGGCTGCTGAGCCGGGAGGAGGAGGCCGCGCGCATCGCGCGCACGGTCGCGGCCTTCGAGCAGCATCTCGGCGCCGCCCCGGCTGGCTGGTATTGCCGCTACGGGCCCGGCCTCGCCACGCGTGAACTCGTGGTGGCGCAGGGCGGGTTCCTCTACGACAGCGACGCCTACAACGACGAACTGCCCTACTGGACCGAAGTGAACGGCACGCAGCATCTCGTGGTGCCCTATTCGCTTTCGACCAACGACGCGAAATTCATGCGCGGCGGCATTGCCACCGCCCGGCAGTTCTTCGAGCTGCTGCACGACAGTGTCGAGATGCTGTGCGCGGAGCCGCATCCCAAGATGCTTTCGGTGGGGCTTCACCTGCGCGTGGCCGGCCATCCGGGCCGCGCCGCCGGGCTGAAGCGCTTCCTCGATCATGTCGCCGCCCGGCAGGATGTCTGGGTGTGCCGCCGCTCCGACATCGCGCGCCACTGGCGCGCGGTCCACCCCGCGCCGGGGGGCTGA
- a CDS encoding substrate-binding periplasmic protein, with the protein MKISLLGLALATATAFSAPAFAEDTAHPADQPLVVGSDFGLAPWMVRGAGGPEGFGYDMITEIAKRIGRPSVEVTDINFSGLFAALLSGRIEFTVNPLNITAERAETMLYSEPFFATGNGFITREGDTMAGFEDLKGKAVAVNRGTISDKWATENAEKFGFEVQRYDTFPDSVQAVITARAFAAINEIPTAAYAASKNPAITLALEDYDGRMFGYAFRYESEAYRDTVEAAIECMKADGTMKALYDKWYGGELAADSPLTTVYPGYGAPGFKGYDATPHELSCN; encoded by the coding sequence ATGAAGATTTCGCTTCTCGGCCTGGCTCTCGCCACGGCCACCGCCTTCTCCGCGCCCGCCTTCGCCGAAGACACCGCACACCCGGCCGACCAGCCGCTGGTCGTCGGCTCCGATTTCGGCCTCGCGCCCTGGATGGTGCGCGGCGCCGGCGGGCCGGAGGGCTTCGGCTACGACATGATCACCGAGATCGCGAAGCGGATCGGCCGCCCCTCGGTGGAGGTGACGGACATCAACTTCTCCGGCCTCTTCGCCGCCCTGCTCTCGGGCCGCATCGAGTTCACGGTGAACCCGCTCAACATCACCGCCGAGCGCGCCGAGACCATGCTCTACTCCGAGCCGTTCTTCGCCACCGGCAACGGCTTCATCACCCGCGAGGGGGACACGATGGCCGGGTTCGAGGACCTCAAGGGCAAGGCCGTCGCGGTGAACCGCGGCACGATCTCCGACAAGTGGGCCACCGAGAACGCCGAAAAGTTCGGCTTCGAGGTGCAACGCTATGACACCTTCCCGGATTCGGTGCAGGCCGTGATCACCGCGCGCGCCTTCGCCGCGATCAACGAGATCCCCACCGCCGCCTATGCCGCCAGCAAGAACCCGGCCATCACCCTGGCGCTGGAGGATTACGACGGCCGCATGTTCGGCTACGCCTTCCGCTACGAGTCCGAAGCCTACCGCGACACGGTGGAAGCGGCGATCGAATGCATGAAGGCCGACGGCACCATGAAGGCGCTCTATGACAAGTGGTACGGCGGGGAACTGGCCGCCGACAGCCCGCTCACCACGGTCTACCCGGGCTACGGCGCGCCGGGCTTCAAGGGCTACGACGCCACCCCGCATGAGCTGAGCTGCAACTGA
- a CDS encoding amino acid ABC transporter permease codes for MEELAANYFNLTIIAGALPSVLRGFLVTVEVALAVIVIGVGLGLGLALLRLPGWKLVHGLITAWIELFRTLPQLVILIFLYFALPYAGIRLSPFAATALALGAVLSAFAAEIFTAAIMALPKGQWEAAQSLGFGPIRTLWYIILPQSVRLATPLVTNRIIAVTKGSALGVAVSLDDTLGAAQSYMSITANPSPLMLAAALYLVFFIPLVALSRLIERRMTLK; via the coding sequence ATGGAAGAGTTGGCCGCCAACTATTTCAACCTCACGATCATCGCCGGCGCGCTGCCCTCGGTGCTGCGCGGCTTCCTCGTCACCGTGGAGGTGGCGCTGGCGGTGATCGTGATCGGTGTGGGGCTCGGCCTCGGGCTCGCGCTGCTGCGGCTGCCGGGCTGGAAGCTGGTGCACGGGCTGATCACGGCCTGGATCGAGCTGTTCCGCACACTGCCGCAGCTGGTCATCCTGATCTTCCTCTACTTCGCGCTGCCCTATGCGGGCATCCGGCTCTCGCCCTTCGCGGCCACGGCGCTGGCGCTCGGCGCCGTGCTCTCGGCCTTCGCGGCGGAGATCTTCACCGCCGCCATCATGGCGCTGCCCAAGGGGCAGTGGGAGGCGGCGCAGTCGCTCGGGTTCGGGCCGATCCGCACCCTGTGGTACATCATCCTGCCGCAATCCGTGCGCTTGGCCACGCCGCTGGTCACCAACCGGATCATCGCGGTCACCAAGGGCTCCGCGCTCGGGGTGGCGGTGTCGCTGGATGACACGCTGGGGGCGGCGCAGAGCTACATGTCGATCACCGCGAACCCCTCGCCGCTGATGCTTGCCGCGGCACTCTACCTGGTTTTCTTCATCCCGCTCGTCGCGCTGTCGCGGCTGATCGAGCGGCGCATGACGCTGAAGTGA